One window of Dehalobacterium formicoaceticum genomic DNA carries:
- a CDS encoding helix-turn-helix domain-containing protein produces the protein MTSTVEHTLITVECDYLTVEQYAAMNNVEPVTIRQWIKRGKLGHAKKNGRDWLIPDIEDKPRRGFTSVRYIIENDAHIESDEFPLLPVSDSITIVQDQNMKSKFICYLNNYKTKFHSILELTRTEVERLEHTIIESGKARVAANIQYVPYIRDMEG, from the coding sequence ATGACCTCTACCGTTGAACACACTTTGATTACGGTTGAATGTGATTACCTTACAGTTGAGCAATATGCAGCTATGAACAATGTAGAACCTGTTACCATAAGACAATGGATAAAACGTGGTAAATTAGGACATGCAAAAAAGAATGGACGCGATTGGTTAATCCCTGACATTGAAGATAAGCCTCGGCGTGGTTTTACCAGTGTTCGGTATATAATAGAAAATGATGCACATATTGAAAGTGATGAATTCCCATTGCTACCAGTATCCGACTCAATAACAATTGTGCAGGATCAAAATATGAAAAGCAAATTTATTTGCTACCTTAATAATTATAAAACTAAGTTTCACAGCATACTTGAATTGACAAGAACTGAAGTTGAACGATTGGAACATACCATTATTGAGTCGGGAAAAGCGAGAGTTGCAGCAAATATACAATATGTCCCTTATATTAGAGATATGGAAGGCTGA
- a CDS encoding REP-associated tyrosine transposase — protein MPRKARKKSESGIYHMMMRRINRQSIFEDEEDCVKFIQTIQQYKEKSGYQIYAYCLMGNHVHLLLKIGKEPLEQIMRRICGSYVYWYNSKYQRIGNLFQDRFKSEPVESETYFLILLRYIHQNPVKAGLVRDVEQYKWSSFIEYINKTEVVDVDFALEIFNGDRETAKNSFTQYIRGANDDICLDIEEKHRITDEEARDIIKKVCHVENASDIQKADIAIRNAYLKELKDRYSLSIRQIERLTGINRGIVLKT, from the coding sequence TTGCCAAGAAAAGCCAGGAAGAAAAGTGAAAGTGGAATATACCACATGATGATGAGGAGAATAAATCGGCAGAGCATTTTTGAAGATGAAGAAGACTGTGTGAAATTTATTCAAACTATACAGCAATACAAAGAAAAAAGTGGATATCAAATCTATGCATATTGCTTAATGGGAAATCATGTTCATCTATTATTAAAAATTGGCAAAGAGCCACTAGAACAAATAATGCGGAGAATATGCGGCAGTTATGTTTATTGGTACAACTCCAAATATCAAAGAATCGGAAACTTATTTCAAGACAGATTTAAAAGCGAGCCAGTAGAAAGTGAAACTTACTTTTTAATTCTTTTAAGATATATTCATCAAAATCCAGTTAAAGCCGGATTGGTAAGAGATGTCGAGCAATACAAATGGAGCAGTTTTATTGAATATATAAATAAAACAGAAGTAGTTGATGTGGATTTTGCTTTAGAAATATTTAACGGTGATAGAGAAACGGCAAAAAACAGCTTTACTCAATACATTAGAGGAGCTAATGACGATATTTGTTTGGATATTGAAGAAAAGCATCGAATAACGGATGAAGAAGCAAGAGACATAATCAAAAAAGTTTGTCATGTAGAGAATGCATCGGATATCCAAAAGGCCGATATAGCTATAAGGAATGCATATTTAAAAGAACTAAAAGACCGATATAGCTTATCAATTAGACAAATTGAAAGACTTACAGGTATCAATAGGGGTATTGTTTTAAAAACATGA
- a CDS encoding SDR family NAD(P)-dependent oxidoreductase: MSNEFQGKVAIVSGGGSGIGAETAKILAAGGASVVLSDISLPAAEEVAAEIVNAGGKAAAFKADVANPEDAEATVEFAKKTYGGLHLAFNNAGIVGPEKYVGDLTPKGWQTVININLNGVFYAMHYQIPAILASGGGAIVNTSSIAGFIGIADLSAYCASKHGVAGLTKSASIEYGKQGIRINSLHPGYVMTPLIAQWTDTELKDALIGLHPIGRLAEPKEIAEVACFLLSDKASFMSGSQVVVDGGFLSV, encoded by the coding sequence ATGTCTAATGAATTTCAGGGAAAAGTTGCTATTGTATCTGGGGGTGGATCGGGAATCGGTGCCGAAACGGCAAAAATTCTTGCTGCCGGGGGGGCATCAGTCGTTCTGTCCGATATAAGTCTACCAGCTGCGGAAGAGGTTGCAGCTGAGATCGTGAACGCCGGGGGCAAGGCGGCAGCATTTAAAGCGGATGTAGCAAATCCTGAAGATGCTGAAGCTACCGTTGAGTTCGCTAAAAAGACATATGGTGGTCTACATCTGGCATTCAATAATGCCGGGATCGTAGGTCCGGAGAAATACGTCGGTGACCTCACGCCTAAAGGTTGGCAGACTGTTATTAACATCAATTTAAATGGCGTGTTTTATGCTATGCACTACCAGATCCCAGCGATTCTGGCGTCGGGAGGAGGTGCAATCGTAAACACCTCTTCCATCGCTGGTTTTATTGGGATTGCTGATCTGAGCGCCTATTGTGCCTCCAAACATGGAGTCGCTGGCCTTACCAAATCAGCTTCGATCGAATATGGTAAACAAGGTATCCGCATCAACTCGTTACACCCAGGTTATGTCATGACACCGCTCATCGCGCAGTGGACGGATACCGAATTAAAGGACGCACTGATCGGGCTGCATCCAATCGGTCGACTGGCTGAACCAAAGGAGATTGCTGAAGTTGCTTGTTTCCTACTTTCGGATAAGGCATCATTTATGAGCGGGTCCCAAGTCGTTGTTGATGGTGGATTCCTTAGCGTATAA